A genome region from Chitinophagales bacterium includes the following:
- a CDS encoding YifB family Mg chelatase-like AAA ATPase, with protein sequence MLVKTYGSAVYGVDAATITIEVSSGGTGQIAYFMVGLPDNAVKESWHRIETAIKHNGFNMPRTKIVINLAPADVRKEGSAYDLPMAIGILASNEQVPEANLNKYIIMGELSLDGSLLPIKGALPIAIQARKEGYQGFILPKQNAREAAIVNNLEVLGAENITDVVAFLRGEKSITPTQIDTRAEFTDNQQKSEYDFADVKGQENIKRAMEIAAAGGHNVILIGPPGAGKTMLAKRLPTILPPLTLNEALETTKIHSVAGRLSKNTGLIYQRPFRSPHHTVSDVALVGGGSNPQPGEISLAHNGVLFLDELPEFKRTVLEVMRQPMEDRRVTISRSRFSVTYPASFMLIASMNPCPCGYYNHPEKECVCAPGIVQKYLNKISGPLLDRIDLHVEVTPVSFSELSGGRKTDDSTSIRERVLLARQIQSKRFEGKNIYCNAQMEAQTVQEICSISDVSRALLSKAMQRLQLSARAYDRILKVARTIADLAASDAILPEHIAEAIQFRSLDRENWAG encoded by the coding sequence ATGCTCGTAAAAACTTATGGCAGCGCAGTATATGGCGTAGATGCCGCTACAATAACCATAGAAGTAAGCAGTGGCGGCACAGGGCAAATTGCCTACTTTATGGTTGGCTTGCCCGATAATGCCGTAAAAGAATCTTGGCACCGCATTGAAACTGCCATAAAACATAACGGCTTCAATATGCCGCGCACAAAAATTGTAATAAACCTTGCTCCCGCAGATGTGCGCAAAGAAGGCTCTGCTTACGATCTTCCGATGGCCATTGGCATTTTAGCTTCGAACGAACAAGTACCCGAAGCCAACTTGAACAAGTACATCATTATGGGTGAATTGAGTTTAGATGGCAGCCTACTACCTATTAAAGGTGCTTTGCCAATAGCCATTCAAGCTCGAAAAGAAGGCTACCAAGGCTTTATTCTTCCAAAACAAAATGCTCGCGAAGCCGCCATAGTAAATAATCTTGAAGTACTGGGCGCAGAAAACATAACCGATGTAGTTGCCTTTTTGCGTGGCGAAAAAAGCATTACTCCAACTCAAATTGATACCCGTGCAGAATTTACCGACAACCAACAAAAAAGCGAATACGATTTTGCCGATGTAAAAGGACAAGAAAACATAAAACGTGCCATGGAAATTGCGGCAGCAGGCGGCCACAATGTTATTTTAATTGGTCCTCCCGGTGCCGGAAAAACTATGCTGGCAAAGCGCTTACCCACCATTTTGCCTCCGCTTACTTTAAATGAGGCTTTAGAAACCACCAAAATTCACTCTGTTGCCGGCAGGCTTTCTAAAAATACGGGACTTATTTACCAGCGCCCTTTTCGATCGCCACACCACACCGTGAGCGATGTAGCATTGGTAGGTGGTGGCAGCAATCCACAACCGGGTGAAATTTCTTTAGCCCACAATGGCGTGTTATTTTTAGATGAATTGCCGGAATTTAAACGTACAGTTTTAGAAGTAATGCGCCAGCCAATGGAAGATAGAAGAGTTACCATTTCGCGTTCGCGCTTTTCGGTAACATATCCTGCCAGTTTTATGCTCATTGCCTCTATGAATCCTTGCCCGTGCGGCTATTACAACCATCCGGAAAAAGAGTGTGTGTGCGCTCCCGGCATTGTACAAAAATACTTAAATAAAATTTCGGGGCCGCTCTTAGATAGAATTGACTTACATGTAGAGGTAACTCCTGTTTCGTTCAGCGAACTTTCCGGAGGCAGAAAAACAGATGATAGCACTTCTATTCGCGAAAGAGTATTGCTAGCACGCCAAATTCAGAGTAAAAGGTTTGAAGGCAAAAACATTTACTGCAATGCACAAATGGAGGCGCAAACTGTTCAAGAAATTTGCAGCATAAGCGATGTAAGCCGCGCACTGCTTAGCAAAGCCATGCAGCGCTTGCAGCTGAGCGCCCGTGCTTACGACCGTATCTTAAAGGTAGCACGCACCATTGCCGACCTTGCAGCCTCCGATGCAATTTTGCCGGAGCATATTGCAGAGGCAATTCAATTTAGAAGTTTAGACAGAGAAAATTGGGCTGGCTAG
- the scpB gene encoding SMC-Scp complex subunit ScpB, protein MENLHQHIESLIFSSETAVSREDISVCIQKLTNEVVDEQIIDQILQDITEKYQPDYYSFELRVIGGGYQFFTKPEYHKTVSILIGQKEKKKLSTAALETLAIIAYRGPVTKSECEQIRGVNCDYSVQKLLEKELVEIAGRVEDAPGKPVLYRVTSLFLDYFGINSTAELPKLKDVLPDEQNAIGEAKDLQEGEA, encoded by the coding sequence ATGGAAAACTTGCACCAGCATATCGAGTCGCTCATTTTCAGCTCCGAAACAGCCGTGAGCAGAGAAGATATTTCGGTATGTATTCAAAAGCTTACCAACGAGGTGGTAGATGAACAAATTATAGATCAAATACTGCAAGATATTACCGAAAAATACCAGCCGGATTATTACTCGTTTGAACTGCGTGTAATTGGTGGAGGCTATCAGTTTTTTACCAAGCCGGAATATCACAAAACCGTAAGTATCTTAATTGGGCAAAAAGAAAAGAAAAAGCTATCGACCGCAGCTTTAGAAACACTTGCCATTATTGCCTATCGCGGTCCAGTTACTAAGAGTGAATGCGAACAAATACGCGGTGTAAATTGCGATTATTCGGTGCAAAAGTTATTGGAAAAAGAATTAGTTGAAATTGCCGGAAGAGTAGAAGATGCGCCCGGCAAACCGGTGTTGTACAGAGTTACATCGTTGTTTTTGGATTATTTTGGTATAAACTCTACTGCCGAACTTCCTAAGTTGAAAGACGTGCTGCCCGATGAGCAAAACGCCATTGGTGAAGCCAAAGATTTACAAGAGGGCGAAGCGTAG
- the tig gene encoding trigger factor translates to MNVYQEKVGDLQSKIVIDLKKEDYEPQIKSSINKLGKQVSLKGFRPGMAPISLVKKMYGNSVLFEELNKILSDNVNKFLEENKIEILAQPLPAANQQVNWDINDLKDINFAFEIGHAPAFDLSYLDGAPAFTKYRIAAEEKMINDELDRLRKRHASYEYPELVGDNDIVALEYEELNEDGSLKEGGYRTSSSTLLEIVKPEFRSAIANLKKQDATTINVLEVFDRDKEGVAKFILNLKSAEELDALNPNFKITLVNITRSIPAELNEAFFTKAFGANGPKTEEEARTFIASDLEAYFDGRTDVFLVNDIYRAMMQHIEFPLPDAFLKRWIATTNDKPITQEQIETDYPTFSKQLRWDLITSRIAKEQNFEVKEEELLDKVRQETLQQLTQYGLTGMGYDWIEGFVQRQMKDKEYVRKAHDQVLDGKVIAFIKSKVSLAEQPITLDEFNAMVQKENAAVA, encoded by the coding sequence ATGAACGTTTATCAGGAAAAAGTTGGCGACCTACAGTCTAAAATCGTTATAGACCTAAAAAAAGAAGACTACGAGCCACAGATAAAATCCTCCATCAATAAATTAGGAAAGCAGGTGTCTTTAAAAGGTTTCAGACCCGGAATGGCTCCAATTTCGTTGGTAAAAAAAATGTATGGAAACAGTGTGTTGTTTGAAGAGCTTAATAAAATACTTTCCGACAACGTAAATAAATTCTTAGAAGAGAATAAAATTGAAATCTTAGCACAGCCGCTGCCTGCTGCCAACCAACAGGTAAATTGGGATATTAACGATTTAAAAGATATTAATTTTGCATTTGAAATTGGCCATGCTCCAGCTTTTGATTTAAGCTATTTAGATGGCGCACCAGCCTTTACCAAATATAGAATTGCTGCCGAAGAAAAAATGATAAACGATGAATTAGATCGTTTACGCAAGCGCCATGCCAGCTATGAGTATCCGGAATTGGTTGGCGACAACGATATTGTAGCATTAGAGTACGAAGAATTGAACGAAGATGGCAGTCTTAAAGAAGGCGGCTACCGCACATCTTCTTCTACCTTATTGGAAATTGTGAAGCCGGAGTTTAGAAGTGCTATCGCAAATCTTAAAAAACAAGACGCTACTACAATAAATGTTTTAGAGGTGTTTGATCGCGATAAAGAGGGCGTGGCTAAGTTTATTTTAAACTTAAAAAGCGCTGAAGAATTAGATGCTCTAAATCCGAATTTTAAAATTACATTGGTAAATATCACACGCAGCATCCCTGCCGAGTTAAACGAAGCATTTTTTACCAAGGCGTTTGGAGCCAACGGCCCTAAAACCGAAGAAGAGGCAAGAACGTTTATTGCCAGCGATTTAGAAGCGTATTTTGATGGCAGAACCGATGTGTTTTTGGTGAACGATATTTACCGTGCCATGATGCAGCACATAGAGTTTCCGCTGCCCGATGCGTTCTTGAAGCGCTGGATTGCCACCACCAACGATAAACCTATTACCCAAGAGCAAATAGAAACAGACTACCCAACTTTTTCTAAACAATTGCGTTGGGATTTAATTACTTCACGTATTGCCAAAGAGCAAAATTTTGAAGTAAAAGAAGAAGAATTGCTCGATAAAGTAAGGCAAGAAACACTTCAACAATTAACCCAATACGGATTAACCGGAATGGGTTACGATTGGATAGAAGGCTTTGTTCAACGCCAAATGAAAGATAAAGAATACGTGCGCAAAGCACACGACCAAGTGCTTGATGGTAAAGTAATTGCTTTCATTAAATCTAAGGTGAGTTTAGCAGAGCAACCCATTACGTTAGATGAGTTTAACGCAATGGTTCAGAAAGAAAATGCTGCAGTTGCTTAA
- the atpG gene encoding ATP synthase F1 subunit gamma, producing MANLKEVRNRIGSVKTTQQITKAMKLVAASKLKRAQDRITQMRPYSQKLNSILSNLMESLEGKDVALALNKVREPKNVLVVLVTSDKGLCGGFNSNLIKTTRNLLATTYATQVEAGNVTLLPIGKKGYDYFKRYDKLKFNTNHISLFSGLNFSASQEVSAGLTKAFLNEEYDVIELVYAQFVNAATQKFEVERFLPVATLKAENVKGSSKKNDYIFEPDQQQLLEELAPKILNTQFFKALLDTNASENGSRMVAMDSATNNAQEMIRNLSILYNRERQAAITKEILEIVGGAAALEAK from the coding sequence ATGGCAAATCTTAAAGAAGTTCGTAATAGAATTGGTAGCGTAAAAACCACACAGCAAATTACTAAGGCAATGAAATTAGTAGCTGCAAGTAAGTTGAAACGCGCGCAAGACCGCATTACACAAATGCGTCCATACTCTCAAAAACTTAATAGCATTCTAAGCAATTTGATGGAAAGCTTAGAAGGTAAGGATGTAGCATTGGCGTTAAATAAAGTACGCGAGCCTAAAAATGTGTTGGTGGTTTTGGTAACTTCCGACAAAGGTTTGTGTGGTGGATTCAATTCCAATTTAATTAAAACTACACGCAATTTGCTTGCTACTACTTATGCAACACAAGTAGAAGCAGGTAATGTAACCCTACTGCCAATAGGCAAAAAGGGTTACGACTATTTTAAAAGATACGATAAGTTGAAATTTAACACCAACCATATCTCATTATTTAGCGGTTTAAATTTTTCGGCATCGCAAGAGGTAAGTGCCGGATTAACCAAAGCGTTTTTAAACGAAGAATACGATGTAATTGAGTTGGTGTATGCTCAGTTTGTAAATGCAGCTACTCAAAAATTTGAAGTAGAAAGATTTTTACCGGTAGCTACTTTAAAGGCAGAAAATGTAAAAGGAAGCAGCAAAAAGAACGATTATATTTTTGAACCTGATCAGCAACAACTGTTAGAAGAATTAGCTCCCAAAATATTGAATACGCAGTTTTTTAAAGCATTGTTAGATACCAATGCTTCGGAGAATGGTTCGCGCATGGTGGCAATGGATTCTGCTACCAATAATGCACAGGAAATGATTCGTAATTTAAGCATTCTATACAACCGCGAACGCCAAGCTGCCATTACCAAAGAAATTTTGGAAATTGTGGGAGGTGCAGCTGCGTTAGAAGCAAAGTAA
- a CDS encoding T9SS type A sorting domain-containing protein, with protein MKKLLLSIAIFFCAQLMVAQTTINGSFVFEGITRTYSFYVPATYTQGQAVPLILNLHGYTSNGFQQSIYSNFKPIADTAGFIIAHPDGTIHPISGQRFWSFDLLGATNVNDIGFLEALIDTIAAHYTINPNRIYSTGMSNGAYMSYVLACRSNRFAAVGSVTGSMSNAMYGTCNPARAIPVMEIHGTSDLVVPYAGDSLFKGIEDVVKFWAAKNGCDSTPSITSVANTSIADNATAEHYVYGNGINGKSVELFKVIGGGHTWPGSNIPLPSNGNTCLDFSASKELWRFFSQYTLSSVAAVEAPTVADIKMYPNPTTGIVHFATNNMPITSVEITDMQGKLVATQRMPLVSEMNLDFLPSGLYVAKITGKNFCITKKLNIR; from the coding sequence ATGAAAAAACTGCTACTTTCAATTGCAATATTTTTTTGTGCGCAACTAATGGTTGCACAAACCACCATAAACGGCTCGTTTGTATTTGAAGGCATTACCCGCACCTATTCATTTTATGTGCCGGCTACTTACACGCAGGGTCAAGCCGTACCTTTAATTCTAAATTTGCACGGCTATACTTCCAACGGTTTTCAACAAAGTATTTATTCCAATTTTAAACCAATTGCCGATACGGCAGGTTTCATTATCGCTCATCCTGATGGTACTATTCATCCAATTTCGGGTCAGCGCTTTTGGAGTTTCGATTTATTGGGTGCCACTAATGTAAACGATATCGGTTTCTTGGAGGCGTTAATAGATACCATAGCTGCACATTATACTATTAACCCAAATAGAATTTATAGCACAGGCATGTCGAATGGTGCTTATATGAGTTATGTTTTGGCTTGTAGGAGCAATCGTTTTGCTGCGGTTGGGTCGGTTACAGGCTCCATGTCTAATGCCATGTATGGCACTTGCAATCCGGCACGCGCTATTCCAGTAATGGAAATACACGGCACCAGCGATTTGGTAGTACCTTATGCCGGAGATAGTCTTTTTAAAGGAATTGAGGATGTGGTGAAGTTTTGGGCTGCCAAAAATGGTTGCGATTCCACACCTTCTATTACTTCTGTAGCCAATACCAGCATTGCCGATAATGCTACTGCAGAGCATTATGTGTATGGCAATGGCATAAATGGAAAATCGGTAGAGCTGTTTAAAGTAATTGGTGGAGGCCATACATGGCCGGGTAGTAACATACCGCTTCCCAGCAATGGCAATACGTGTTTAGATTTTAGTGCCAGCAAGGAACTGTGGAGGTTCTTTAGCCAATATACATTGAGCAGTGTTGCTGCAGTGGAAGCGCCAACAGTTGCCGATATAAAGATGTATCCCAATCCAACCACAGGTATAGTGCATTTTGCAACTAATAACATGCCAATTACAAGCGTGGAAATTACCGATATGCAAGGCAAGTTGGTGGCAACACAAAGAATGCCTTTGGTAAGCGAAATGAATCTCGATTTTTTACCCTCCGGACTTTATGTTGCCAAAATAACGGGCAAAAATTTCTGTATAACCAAAAAATTAAACATCCGCTAA